The DNA segment ATCCAGAAAAGCCTGGAGGCGCTGTCGAAAAACCGCACCACCATCACCATCGCCCACCGGCTTTCCACCATCCGGAATGCCGACGAAATCATCGTCATCCACGACCAGAACATCACCGAACGCGGCACCCACAAAGAGCTTCTGGAAAAGAACGGCCTTTACGCCCACTACTATAAGATGCAGTTTGAGGGGCTGGAATAAGCTTTATTCCGGAACCGTATCTCCGAAAACCCGCAGAAAGGCCAGGGCGCAGGCCATGAGAAGAATCCCGACCGGCAGCGCAATCCACGGCGTCTGTACAAAACCTGCCGCAAGGTAAGTGACAAACGAGACGGCCGCCGCTGCTGCCGCGTAGGGAAGCTGCGTCATCACGTGGTTCACATGCTCGCACCTGGCCCCGGCCGAGGCCATAATCGTCGTGTCAGAAATCGGCGAGCAATGATCGCCGCAGACGGCCCCTGCCATGCAGGCGGAAATGGAGATAATCATAAGCTCCGGATTGCTCTTTTCAAACACAGATACCACAATGGGAATCAGGATGCCGAAAGTCCCCCAGGAGGTGCCCGTCGCAAACGCCAGGAAACAGCCCACCAGGAAAATAATGGCCGGAAGGAAATTGAGAAGTCCTTTCGCGCCCTCTTCCACCACACCTGCCACATAAACATTGGCGCCCAGGCTGTCAGTCATGGCCTTTAACGTCCATGCAAAGGTCAGGATCAAAATGGCCGGAACCATGGCCTTAAAGCCCTCCGGAATGCAGGACATGCAGTCGGAAAAGCTTAAGACGCGGCGCACCTGGTAAAGGAGAACCGTAATCACCAGGCCGAAAAAGCTCCCAAGCGTAAGGCCCAAAGAGGCGTCGCTCTGGGAAAAGGCCGTCACGAAATCCGTCCCGGAAAAGAAGCCGCCGGTGTACAGCATCCCGATGATACAGCAGACAATCAGGGAAAAAATCGGGATCAAAAGATCCATAACCGCCCCTTTTCCGGACGCTGCTTCCTTTTCCGCCTCCTCATAGGGACGGCCGGGCGTCGTAAAAAGATCGCCGTTTATGGCGTTTAATTCATGACGTCTCATGGGCCCGAATTCCACGCGCATGGCAATCATGGAAACCATCATAAAAAGCGTGAGAATCGCGTAAAAGTTATACGGGATGGCCCGGATAAAAATGGAAAAGCCATCCTCGCCTTCCACAAAGCCGGTCACGGCCGCCGCCCAGGAAGAAATCGGCGCGATGATGCAGATAGGCGCCGCCGTGGCGTCGATCAGGTAGGAAAGCTTTGCCCTGGAAATCCGGAATTTGTCCGTAACCGGGCGCATGACGCTTCCGACGGTCAGGCAGTTAAAATAGTCGTCGATGAAAATCAGGACGCCGAGAAGCACCGTCGCAAGCTGCGCGCCGGCACGGCTCTTAATCCGCTCCGCGGCGAACCGTCCGAAGGCGGCCGAACCGCCGGCCTGGTTCATCAGGCAGACCATGGTGCCGAGGATCACAAGGAACATCAGAATCCCCACGTTGTAGCTGTCGGAGAGGACATTTATCAGCCCGCCCTCAAATATGTGCGTCACAGCCATCTCAAAATCAAAGCCGGAATAGAGGACAGCCCCCACCAGGATCCCCAAAAACAGCGAGCTGTACACCTCCTTCGTGATAAGCGCCAGACAGATGGCCACCACAGGCGGCAAAAGCGCCCAGATCGTCGCGTAGGTTCCCGGCACGTACGCTTCTGCCCCGTCCGCAGCGAACGCAGTCGTGCAGAAACATGCGGAAAGAAGCGCCGAAGCCAGAACCAACCGAAACAGTTTCTTCTTCATATTTTTGTACCTTTCTTTTCAGATTCCTGAACACTTTCCCGCAAAATTCCCCGGAAAAGAAAAAAGCACCGCAAACGACAGTCCCCGACGGAAAACGCGTTTGTGGTGTAAGATACAAAAAATAGAAACCAACAGCACAGATAGCGCTCCACGTTACGTGACAGTCCGCCGCATATTCTGCGTCGGCCCAGGAAATCCAGCCTGACCCGGCATGAATCCCTTCGGCAGTCTCCCCTTTCCCAGAAACAGCGGGTCAGCCAAACGGCTCTGGTACTCTTGAAGCCTGCGCCTCTATCATCTTCATTGTCTGCTTCGTCTGCAAACAGCTTGTTCAGTTCCACGCATTATAGCATGTCTCCCATGCCGCGTCAATGCAAAAATCCGGTTTCCTGAAAATTCCGGTTCTATGAAAAGTCAAAAAGGGGAGTCTCCCGACACCTTCCGGGAACTCCCCTCTCCAAATTCAGCCCTTATTCAATCACACTGTCCGCTGCCTCTGTCCCGGCGCATAAAAGCGCAAGAAGAAGCGTAAGCTGGCAGCCCTTATAAGCGTCCTCAACCTTAAACTGCTCGCTTAAAGTATGGGCCATGGAGTCATAATCGGCGCCCATCCCCAGGCACACGGCCGGAAGCCCGGCCTCCAGCGCGCGGTTGCAGTTGGTGGATCCGCCGTTTCCAAGCTTCGGCTCCATTTCTTCGCCGCCGATATATTTGGAAGCCGCCATGGCAGCCTCCACGATGGGCGCGTGGGCATCCTGGCCGCCTGCGTTGACATCGCAGATATGCTTCACATCATACGTGATCGTATCCTGTCCCCAGCGGTCGGTCTCCTCTTTGCAGGCCTCCTCGATAGCAGCGAAAATCCTGTCACGAAGCTTTTCAAGCTCCTCCTGGGAATTGGAACGGAAATTGAAGCGGATCTGAGCCGTAGGAACAATGGCATGAACCGATTCAAAGCTTCCGGCATGGAAGTTCGTCACGGCAAACGTCGTCATCGGCTCCTTCGGAACCTGGAAATCGGCGATCTTGGAAATCGCCCTGGCAGCCGCGTGGAGCGGGTTTGCCACCTTTCCGAACATTCCGCAGGCATGTCCGCCGATTCCGTGGAAGTTGACCTCATAGGTCTGGATGCCTGTCGCCTCGTAGACGATCTCCTGATAGCCTGCGCCGTCCACGGAAATGCTGGCTTCAAGCTCCGGATGATGATTGACGTAATACTGCATGCCCTTTAAAGCGCCGGTTCCTTCCTCCTGAACCGTGCCCACAAAGTGAATATCGCCCTTTGTCTGGATTCCCGCGGCATTTAACGCCCGAACCGTAGAAAGGACAGCCGCGCAGCCCCTTGTGTCATCCACAATTCCCGGGCACTTGATGTAGCCGTCCTCGCGGACGATCTTAAGCTCCGTATCCAACGGAAATACCGTGTCCATATGGCCTTCTACGAGCGTCGTCTTTCCGCCGCCGGTTCCCTTCCGGATTCCCACGCAGTTCCCGTACTCATCAATATGGCAGTCCGTAAGCCCCTCTTCCTTAAACATTTCCAGCATTCTGGCGGCCTTCTCCTGCTCATGGTAGGTGGGCGCAGGAATGAGCGTCAGTTCGATCTGCTTCTCGATGACCTTCTCCTGATCCTCCTCCATAAAGGCAAGAGCTTTCTGCACATCGGCATTTTCCGTCAGAGCCTTTAATTTTTCCTGAATCTTTTCCGATACCTGATATTCCATTTTTGCAGTTCCTCCTTATTTTCTGTTGATTTTTATGGTTTTGCAGCCGGCAGAAGGGAATTCTTCTGCCGAAAACAATTCTTATTTTAAGTAGGTATCCATCCAGCTTAAAATCTCTGCCATGCGGTCGATGCGGTTTTCCGGTTTTCCGCTTCTGGAAAGCTCATGGTTTTCCCCGTGGAACAGGCACATTTTTGCCGGACAGCCATTCCTCTTTACGGCGCTGAACATGGCAAAGCCCTCGGCCATGTAGCAGCGGTAGTCCTCGTCAGAGTGGATAAAGAGAATCGGCGTTTTGCAATTTTCCGCAAACTGAAGCGGTGACTGCTTCCAGAGCAGATCCAGGTTATTTCTCGTATTTCCGCCCAGATCCATCAAAACAAACGTGTGGCCGATGTCGGAGCTGTGCTCGTAGGAAACCCAGTTGCAGATGGATCTCTGGGACGCGGCAGCCGCAAACCGGTCCGTATGGCTGACGATCCAGTTTGTCATGTATCCGCCGTAGGAGCCGCCGGTCACGCCGACACGCGTTTCATCAATCTCCGGATACCGCTTTAACACCTCGTCGGTAAATTCCATCAGATTATCATAGTCAATCGTCCCATACTTTCCGTCCACATCGCCGAAGTCGGCGCCGCGTCCGTCGGAACCTCTCGGGTTGCAGAAAAAGACAAAGTATCCGGCAGCCGCCCACACCTGCATTTCATGATAGTAGACATCGGAAAAGGCCGAGCGGGGGCCGCCGTGGATATTTAAAATCGCAGGATACGATTTCCCCGCCTCATATTCCGTCGGCTTCATGACCCATCCGTGGATCTCATAGCCGTCCGTTCCCGTATAGGAAAAAGCCTCTGGAACCGATAAGGCATACTCGTTTCCGAGCCAGTCGTTAAAATGCGTCACCTGCTCTCCGTCGATAAAAAGCTCGGAAAGCGCCAGGCCGCGGAATTCACAGGTCGCCAGGTGTCCGCCAGAAATGTCGAAGCTGTCGCAGGCGCTCCCTTTCGTCAGCGGGCCGGAAATGGTTCCGTCCTTCTTTAACTTATATAAATAGGAATAGTCGCCTGTGGTGGAGGTAAAATAAAGCTCGCCGTCCACGGCCTTGCGGGTCTGGCCGGAACCGTACTTTGAATCCGTGCCGACGGATGAGCCCACGGAAGCGTCAAACGGCGCAAAAAGCGAAAGTGTGCCGTCCTCCAGATTCAGCTTATAAAAATCACAGTATTCGTTATATTCCCGCTCCGACGGCGGCAGAGCCGAGACAATGGCTTCCCTCCCGCTTAAAAGCTCCAAAACATCTGTCCGCATGGTTTTCGGAGCAATCATGGTTTTCGTCTCTCCCGTCTTCATGGAATAGAGATAAACGCCCGGCTTCGGCCCCTGAACCTCATCCTTCCACCGGTAACCGCGGTAAAGGATCTGATCCCCAAACACCGAATACGCCGTGCAGTCCGTCCATTCGTCCGTTACCCAGGAAAGCGTTTCCGCGTCCCGGTCATAGACGGCAAGCCGGTTTCTCCTGGCGTTTGTAAAGCCGCGGCCGTTGCTCCAGAACGGAAGCTCGTCAATGACTTCATAGGAAGCTTTCCGCGTTTCCTTATAATTGTCAAAGGGGATCATGAAAAGATAGCGGTTCCGAGAAAGCGTGCGAACCGAAGTTACCCTGGCGGGCACAGAAAAAGCCTCCAGAGCCTCGCCGCCGCAGATGGAGATTTCATAGAAAGCCGTAGAATCTTCGCTGCCGCCTGATGTCCTGCGGCCCTGTCCGGCCGTGAATAAAAGCGTCGTGTCCGAATTCCAGGCATACGTTTTCACATCGCCGCCGGAAGTCAGTTTGAAAAGAGTCTTCGTCTCCAGCCTGTAAACATACAGGTTCCCGTGGTATGTATTCTGCTCCCGGTCTGCCGTCGTCACAACAAAAGCCACCGCCGAACCATCCGGAGAAAAATGAGGATTGCTTACGAACTGGAACTTAAGAAAGGTATCAAGTTCAATCTTATTCATGGAAGGCCTCCCTGTATCAAAGAATTATTTTCATTCTACCATGTCCGCTCCGCGGCCACGGTGCCTCCGGCGGAACTTAGCGCCCGGATTTCTGCGGTGAACGCAGAAACCGGTATGCGCAGGTATCATGTTCATGTTAGGAACATCATACCATATTTTCTGAAAATAAGGAATAGGTCATGAAAAAAAGTGTGCGCCGCGGCGCACACTCGCGCCGGAGCGCGGCTGCGCCAGCAGCCATATTCCTCTGCGCGAAGTGCGCATCCTCGCGGAGCGTTTTATTTCATAGGACGCAATTTCCTATGAAATAAAAAAGAATCTCCCGCCGCCGCATGTTCCATGCCTCCGGTAGGAGATCCCAGTTTTCGTTTTATTCGTCCCAGTTGTGGTACACGGCCTGGACATCGTCGTCCTCGTCGAGGAGATCAAGAATCCGATTCATCTTCTTGATGGCATCCTCGTCCGTAAGCTCCACCCAGTTCTGGGGGATCATCGTCACGTCGGCCTGCATCATCGGGATTCCTGCCTTCTCCAGAGCCTCGCGCACAGCGCTGAAGGAATCCGGATCCGTCACGACCTCGTAGCTGTCCTCCTCCTCGGAGAAGTCCTCGGCGCCGGCGTCGAGAGCCGCCATCATTAACTCGTCCGCATCCATCTCGCACTCTTCCTTGTCGATGATGATCTGGCCCTTCCTGTCAAACATGAAGGAAACACTGCCCTGGGCGCCGACGTTTCCGCCGCCCTTCGTGAAGGCGCTTCTCACATTGGCCGCCGTCCTGTTTTTGTTGTCTGTGAGGGTATCGACAATAATGGCAACACCGCTCGGGCCGTACCCCTCATACGTGAGGTTCTCGTAATTTACGGCTCCCAGGTCGCCGGCTGCCTTCTTGATTCCGCGCTCAATCGTGTCGTTCGGCATGTTGTTGGCCTTTGCCTTCGCAATGACGTCGCGGAGCTTGCTGTTGTTGGCCGGATCAGAACCGCCCTCTTTTACTGCAACGGCAATCTCTCTTCCGATCACCGTAAAGATTTTCCCCTTTGCAGCATCATTTTTCTCTTTCTTATGCTTGATGTTGGCAAATTTGGAATGTCCTGACATCTCGTTTCGCTCCCTTTCTATCTGCTGTCCGTCTTTATTTTCCGTGCATTCCGCACAAAAGTCCGTCAATCTTAAATATTCTAGCATTATTTTTTTAAGAAGGCAAGAGCTTTTCTTGACACCGTTTTGCGTCATGTTATAATAGAGGTATAAATTTATCGAAAAAAGAAGGAGACATTATGAAGAAGATTGAAATTGATTCCTTTCTCCAGTTCCAGTTCGTAAGCAACCCGACATTCTCCCCTAACGGAAGATATGTCGCCTTCGTTGTATGCACTGCTGATAAGGCAGACAATACATACAAGGGAAACCTCCATCTTTACGATCTGGAGAAAAAAGAGGTGCGCCAGCTCACAAGCGGCGGCGACGCCAAGTCCTATG comes from the Eubacteriaceae bacterium Marseille-Q4139 genome and includes:
- a CDS encoding M20/M25/M40 family metallo-hydrolase — translated: MEYQVSEKIQEKLKALTENADVQKALAFMEEDQEKVIEKQIELTLIPAPTYHEQEKAARMLEMFKEEGLTDCHIDEYGNCVGIRKGTGGGKTTLVEGHMDTVFPLDTELKIVREDGYIKCPGIVDDTRGCAAVLSTVRALNAAGIQTKGDIHFVGTVQEEGTGALKGMQYYVNHHPELEASISVDGAGYQEIVYEATGIQTYEVNFHGIGGHACGMFGKVANPLHAAARAISKIADFQVPKEPMTTFAVTNFHAGSFESVHAIVPTAQIRFNFRSNSQEELEKLRDRIFAAIEEACKEETDRWGQDTITYDVKHICDVNAGGQDAHAPIVEAAMAASKYIGGEEMEPKLGNGGSTNCNRALEAGLPAVCLGMGADYDSMAHTLSEQFKVEDAYKGCQLTLLLALLCAGTEAADSVIE
- a CDS encoding Na+/H+ antiporter NhaC family protein, giving the protein MKKKLFRLVLASALLSACFCTTAFAADGAEAYVPGTYATIWALLPPVVAICLALITKEVYSSLFLGILVGAVLYSGFDFEMAVTHIFEGGLINVLSDSYNVGILMFLVILGTMVCLMNQAGGSAAFGRFAAERIKSRAGAQLATVLLGVLIFIDDYFNCLTVGSVMRPVTDKFRISRAKLSYLIDATAAPICIIAPISSWAAAVTGFVEGEDGFSIFIRAIPYNFYAILTLFMMVSMIAMRVEFGPMRRHELNAINGDLFTTPGRPYEEAEKEAASGKGAVMDLLIPIFSLIVCCIIGMLYTGGFFSGTDFVTAFSQSDASLGLTLGSFFGLVITVLLYQVRRVLSFSDCMSCIPEGFKAMVPAILILTFAWTLKAMTDSLGANVYVAGVVEEGAKGLLNFLPAIIFLVGCFLAFATGTSWGTFGILIPIVVSVFEKSNPELMIISISACMAGAVCGDHCSPISDTTIMASAGARCEHVNHVMTQLPYAAAAAAVSFVTYLAAGFVQTPWIALPVGILLMACALAFLRVFGDTVPE
- a CDS encoding YebC/PmpR family DNA-binding transcriptional regulator, with protein sequence MSGHSKFANIKHKKEKNDAAKGKIFTVIGREIAVAVKEGGSDPANNSKLRDVIAKAKANNMPNDTIERGIKKAAGDLGAVNYENLTYEGYGPSGVAIIVDTLTDNKNRTAANVRSAFTKGGGNVGAQGSVSFMFDRKGQIIIDKEECEMDADELMMAALDAGAEDFSEEEDSYEVVTDPDSFSAVREALEKAGIPMMQADVTMIPQNWVELTDEDAIKKMNRILDLLDEDDDVQAVYHNWDE
- a CDS encoding S9 family peptidase, which produces MRTDVLELLSGREAIVSALPPSEREYNEYCDFYKLNLEDGTLSLFAPFDASVGSSVGTDSKYGSGQTRKAVDGELYFTSTTGDYSYLYKLKKDGTISGPLTKGSACDSFDISGGHLATCEFRGLALSELFIDGEQVTHFNDWLGNEYALSVPEAFSYTGTDGYEIHGWVMKPTEYEAGKSYPAILNIHGGPRSAFSDVYYHEMQVWAAAGYFVFFCNPRGSDGRGADFGDVDGKYGTIDYDNLMEFTDEVLKRYPEIDETRVGVTGGSYGGYMTNWIVSHTDRFAAAASQRSICNWVSYEHSSDIGHTFVLMDLGGNTRNNLDLLWKQSPLQFAENCKTPILFIHSDEDYRCYMAEGFAMFSAVKRNGCPAKMCLFHGENHELSRSGKPENRIDRMAEILSWMDTYLK